One window of the Branchiostoma lanceolatum isolate klBraLanc5 chromosome 3, klBraLanc5.hap2, whole genome shotgun sequence genome contains the following:
- the LOC136429830 gene encoding nucleolar protein dao-5-like isoform X17: protein MLFGKIVVIKRNGEDGAHFPLTANSCLFGRTNECDIRIQLPNVSREHCKVDVKDNEEVVLSNLSDINPTILNGKPVTKSVVVQHKDVFTIIDRSFRFEFPPSSKFCVSPSKRKQASPDKSVSSGPLHEIQEAGGKAEVPAGTTPKKEGSPSKRGSENADTKSPGRAKTPKKTPGKSPKAAPEETGTPAAKSPKRATPAKKATPKNSPARSASPKPEEDSSPATSRRASSPLKKSGKKAPPFGSPRQPAVMPLKTSITELRRRSAPLQEALSEESPKTPKTKKATPAKATPAKSASKKRKSSGPSEFESLSKRVSFGPALSPEHFDKKLPPALPLRRGASPMTRRSTGGILAQTPELKKKRFSLAVSPRTTTIAEGEETTPKRAIPRAKSPKAKTPSPKAKTPSPKAKTPVKAATPKGKTPPRARTPSPKAKTPSPKAKTPSPKARSPSPKAKTPKAATPKAKTPTKAATPKSKTPQKARTPSPKAKTPSPRARTPSPKAKTPSPKAKTPKAVTPKAKTPMKASPKAASPRMASPKQVTPKKPAVVKRTPTPARVKMSTPAKEELRRVIAKKALGASPNLARRFPTPVREELTQAVTARAEKLSPKRSTTPVRASPKAASPKTATPAKAATPAKVATSKAATPAKVATPKAVTPRAATPAKVATPKAATPAKVATPKAATPAKVATPKVATPAKVATPKSATPAKKTPKKAATPKKTPKKAATPKKTGTPAKRGQKRKLSTPGDDAPAGKRRKQVTVKTPKSARKTPARGTPARKTPARKTPARKTPARKTWADIVKAANKKSTSLAGPVGAKIVKTRTIVQTVASKKLSLAKRKSMLKAPKTPRVGVRTTGHVDSPATIFIRKARTPAAKPLKAATKFRKSGVVKKNTVEAADDSFTGMQEMFTTPSPKAAPKQSSPKKTPVSASKTPMSASKTPVSASKTPEASKTPKSATKTPKSATKTPKSAQKLSVSSLYADLETPNGPGEMYVSPLNTPTPGRGRNSTALAGVARLLKTPKAVSSPVVSPSGLKRLTKTPKTKGAPVKSPAGLKRIMKTPKAKPGKPVESPTGLKRIFHTPKNKSAPLEDLRGLKRLMTTPSQKALDVYEFTDDYTGLPEMFASPVSTTPARKTPAKTPASNKKAPASAKKIASAKKSASPKKATPVKSPAQPAKRGSKRTRVEELSDTAEETIKSPPAKRGRQAKKVTINVPPTPEPAPKKTRKTRATKPAAKQPVEEPVAEVEVVQEAVSPKKSPAKPAKRATRRGKAAAAPETQEEAPAPTRATRGRGKKAAKEVEPEVVVVASPEKVASPAKPATPVQARKTRGGRKAPAKKDVEEAAIKPAPKAASPVKRSRRGAKEAEPEVIEVAASPEKPKRGTKRAAATQEPAAPSPAKKTRATRRGKAAIAEEEKEETPAPASPTKAPAKRGRAARATKKEEVEEPTPVPAKRARTTRAKAEEVVEEAAPPAKKGRATRAKATKASPVKAASPAKTTRTTRKKAVAEEKPATPVKSRSTRGKAAKKPATPTPKKTRAAGKKAAPAKSPTPVKRTLRSRRK from the exons ATGTTGTTCGGTAAGATCGTGGTGATCAAGCGGAACGGTGAGGACGGGGCGCACTTCCCCCTCACCGCCAACTCGTGTCTGTTCGGGCG AACCAACGAGTGTGATATCAGGATCCAGCTTCCCAACGTTTCCAGGGAACACTGTAAAGTGGACGTGAAAGACAATGAAGAG GTTGTGCTGTCCAACCTAAGTGACATAAACCCCACCATCTTGAATGGCAAGCCTGTCACCAAGTCTGTCGTGGTCCAACACAAGGATGTCTTCACCATCATCGACCGCTCCTTCCGCTTCGAGTTCCCGCCCTCCTCTAAGTTCTGTGTCAGTCCGTCCAAGCGCAAGCAGGCGTCTCCGGACAA gtctgtgaGTTCTGGACCGCTCCATGAGATCCAGGAGGCTGGGGGGAAGGCTGAGGTGCCGGCTGGAACAACCCCAAAGAAAGAGGGCAGCCCAAGTAAAAGAGGTAGTGAAAACG CTGACACCAAGAGCCCTGGTAGAGCCAAGACTCCCAAGAAGACTCCAGGCAAGTCCCCCAAGGCCGCACCTGAAGAGACCGGTACTCCTGCTGCCAAGTCCCCTAAGCGTGCAACGCCTGCCAAGAAAGCAACTCCAAAG AACTCTCCAGCGCGTTCTGCGAGTCCCAAGCCTGAAGAAGACTCGTCCCCTGCCACCAGCCGACGCGCAAGCTCCCCGCTGAAGAAGAGCGGAAAGAAG GCTCCTCCGTTTGGTAGCCCCCGACAACCTGCCGTGATGCCGCTGAAGACTAGCATCACCGAGCTCCGCCGTCGCTCTGCGCCGCTTCAGGAGGCCCTCTCCGAGGAGTCGCCAAAAACTCCAAAGACCA AAAAAGCGACCCCAGCTAAGGCCACACCCGCTAAGTCAGCAAGCAAGAAGAGGAAGTCTTCCGGTCCCTCTGAGTTCGAGTCCCTGTCCAAGCGTGTGTCGTTTGGTCCTGCCCTCAGTCCGGAACACTTTGACAAGAAGCTTCCCCCGGCCCTCCCCTTGCGCCGTGGGGCATCCCCGATGACCAGGCGGTCCACAGGAGGCATTCTCGCTCAAACTCCTGAGTTGAAGAAGAAGCGTTTCTCCTTGGCAGTCAGCCCACGAACCACAACCATAGCAGAGGGAGAAGAGACGACTCCGAAGAGGGCCATCCCACGTGCGAAGAGCCCTAAGGCAAAGACCCCATCTCCGAAGGCTAAAACTCCTTCTCCTAAGGCCAAGACACCTGTGAAGGCTGCCACTCCTAAGGGGAAGACACCTCCCAGGGCAAGGACCCCATCTCCGAAGGCCAAGACCCCATCACCCAAGGCCAAGACACCATCACCTAAGGCCAGGTCCCCATCTCCAAAGGCCAAGACGCCAAAGGCAGCAACTCCGAAGGCCAAGACGCCAACTAAGGCTGCCACACCCAAGAGCAAGACACCTCAAAAGGCCAGGACTCCATCTCCAAAGGCCAAGACACCATCACCCAGGGCCAGGACACCATCACCCAAGGCCAAGACACCATCACCCAAAGCCAAGACGCCCAAGGCAGTCACTCCTAAGGCCAAGACCCCAATGAAGGCAAGTCCCAAGGCAGCCTCTCCCAGGATGGCGTCACCAAAGCAAGTTACCCCCAAGAAGCCTGCTGTGGTTAAAAGGACGCCAACTCCTGCAAGGGTCAAGATGTCCACCCCAGCGAAGGAGGAGCTCAGGAGGGTGATTGCCAAGAAGGCCCTTGGAGCCTCGCCCAACTTGGCTCGTCGGTTCCCCACACCCGTGCGTGAAGAGCTCACGCAAGCTGTCACTGCTCGTGCCGAGAAACTTTCCCCTAAGAGGTCGACTACACCAGTCAGGGCTTCGCCTAAGGCTGCTTCTCCTAAGACAGCTACACCAGCCAAGGCGGCTACACCAGCAAAG GTGGCTACATCCAAGGCCGCTACACCGGCTAAGGTGGCTACACCCAAGGCCGTTACACCCAGGGCTGCTACACCAGCTAAGGTGGCTACACCCAAGGCCGCTACACCGGCCAAGGTGGCTACACCCAAGGCCGCTACACCAGCAAAGGTGGCTACACCCAAGGTGGCTACACCAGCAAAGGTGGCTACACCCAAGTCTGCTACTCCAGCAAAGAAGACTCCCAAGAAAGCAGCAACCCCCAAGAAGACACCCAAGAAGGCAGCAACTCCTAAGAAGACTGGGACCCCAGCAAAGCGTGGCCAAAAGAGGAAATTGAGCACCCCGGGTGATGATGCCCCAGCTGGAAAGCGCAGGAAG CAAGTAACAGTGAAGACTCCAAAGAGCGCCCGCAAGACCCCGGCACGTGGTACTCCGGCCCGCAAGACACCTGCTCGCAAGACTCCAGCCCGCAAGACACCGGCAAGGAAGACCTGGGCAGACATTGTCAAGGCAGCCAACAAGAAG TCTACTTCCCTGGCCGGACCTGTAGGGGCCAAGATTGTGAAGACAAGGACAATCGTCCAAACAGTCGCCAGCAAGAAGCTGTCACTTGCCAAGCGCAAGAGCATGTTGAAGGCTCCCAAG ACCCCAAGGGTGGGCGTGAGGACTACAGGGCATGTCGACTCCCCAGCGACCATCTTTATCCGCAAGGCCAGGACTCCAGCAGCTAAGCCGCTGAAAGCTGCCACCAAGTTCCGCAAGTCTGGCGTTGTCAAGAAGAACACGGTGGAGGCTGCTGACGACAGCTTCACGGGCATGCAGGAGATGTTCACCACTCCCTCACCCAAGGCTGCACCCAAGCAGAGCTCTCCTAAGAAGACCCCCGTGTCTGCTTCCAAGACCCCCATGTCTGCTTCCAAGACCCCTGTGTCTGCTTCCAAGACCCCCGAGGCTTCCAAGACCCCCAAGTCTGCTACCAAGACTCCAAAGTCTGCTACCAAGACTCCAAAGTCAGCCCAAAAGTTGAGTGTGTCCAGCCTGTATGCCGATCTTGAGACCCCAAACGGCCCTGGGGAGATGTACGTGTCCCCCCTCAACACCCCCACTCCAGGCCGTGGCAGGAACAGCACAGCCCTCGCCGGTGTTGCCCGTCTGCTTAAGACACCAAAAGCAGTCAGCTCCCCTGTCGTCAGTCCATCAGGCCTCAAAAGGCTCACCAAGACCCCCAAGACCAAGGGTGCTCCTGTCAAAAGCCCTGCTGGTCTCAAGCGTATCATGAAGACCCCGAAAGCAAAGCCTGGCAAACCAGTGGAGAGTCCCACAGGGCTGAAGCGTATCTTCCACACTCCAAAGAACAAGTCAGCTCCGTTAGAAGACCTGCGTGGCCTCAAAAGGCTGATGACAACTCCAAGTCAAAAGGCACTGGATGTCTACGAGTTCACTGATGACTACACCGGGCTCCCAGAGATGTTCGCCTCCCCTGTCTCTACTACACCTGCAAGGAAGACACCAGCCAAAACCCCAGCAAGTAATAAGAAGGCCCCAGCCAGCGCCAAGAAGATTGCGAGCGCAAAGAAGTCTGCTAGCCCCAAGAAGGCAACTCCAGTCAAATCACCTGCACAGCCAGCTAAACGTGGAAGCAAGCGGACCCGTGTCGAGGAATTGTCTGACACAGCAGAAGAAACCATCAAGTCGCCACCTGCGAAGCGTGGCCGTCAGGCCAAGAAGGTCACTATCAATGTACCACCAACTCCCGAACCAGCTCCCAAGAAGACAAGGAAGACCAGGGCTACCAAACCAGCCGCAAAACAACCTGTGGAGGAGCCGGTGGCTGAGGTGGAAGTCGTCCAAGAGGCTGTCAGCCCAAAGAAGTCGCCTGCAAAGCCAGCCAAGCGGGCGACTCGTAGGGGCAAAGCAGCAGCAGCACCAGAGACCCAAGAGGAAGCTCCAGCACCTACCCGCGCGACTCGCGGTCGTGGCAAAAAGGCGGCCAAAGAAGTGGAACCAGAAGTGGTGGTGGTTGCCAGTCCAGAGAAGGTGGCCTCACCTGCAAAACCTGCCACACCTGTGCAGGCCAGGAAGACAAGGGGAGGTAGGAAAGCACCTGCTAAGAAGGATGTTGAGGAGGCTGCCATCAAACCTGCACCCAAGGCTGCCTCGCCTGTAAAACGCTCCAGGCGTGGAGCCAAAGAAGCAGAACCAGAGGTCATCGAGGTCGCCGCTTCTCCAGAGAAACCCAAGAGAGGAACCAAGAGGGCAGCAGCAACTCAGGAACCTGCAGCACCTTCTCCTGCCAAGAAGACACGTGCTACAAGACGTGGAAAGGCAGCTATCGCCgaggaagagaaggaggaaACACCAGCACCTGCCTCTCCTACAAAGGCTCCAGCAAAGCGAGGCAGGGCCGCGAGGGCTACAAAGAAAGAAGAGGTCGAAGAACCCACCCCAGTACCTGCCAAAAGGGCCCGCACCACTAGGGCTAAAGCAGAAGAAGTAGTTGAGGAAGCTGCACCACCTGCCAAGAAGGGTCGTGCAACCAGGGCAAAGGCGACTAAAGCATCCCCGGTGAAGGCAGCGTCTCCAGCCAAGACCACCCGCACCACCAGGAAGAAGGCAGTAGCTGAGGAGAAGCCAGCCACTCCGGTCAAGTCTAGAAGTACGCGGGGAAAGGCCGCCAAAAAACCAGCCACTCCAACACCCAAGAAAACCAGGGCAGCGGGgaagaaggcagcgcctgccaagtCTCCGACACCAGTAAAGAGGACCCTCAGGTCTAGAAGGAAGTGA
- the LOC136429830 gene encoding nascent polypeptide-associated complex subunit alpha, muscle-specific form-like isoform X14, with product MLFGKIVVIKRNGEDGAHFPLTANSCLFGRTNECDIRIQLPNVSREHCKVDVKDNEEVVLSNLSDINPTILNGKPVTKSVVVQHKDVFTIIDRSFRFEFPPSSKFCVSPSKRKQASPDKSVSSGPLHEIQEAGGKAEVPAGTTPKKEGSPSKRGSENADTKSPGRAKTPKKTPGKSPKAAPEETGTPAAKSPKRATPAKKATPKNSPARSASPKPEEDSSPATSRRASSPLKKSGKKAPPFGSPRQPAVMPLKTSITELRRRSAPLQEALSEESPKTPKTKKATPAKATPAKSASKKRKSSGPSEFESLSKRVSFGPALSPEHFDKKLPPALPLRRGASPMTRRSTGGILAQTPELKKKRFSLAVSPRTTTIAEGEETTPKRAIPRAKSPKAKTPSPKAKTPSPKAKTPVKAATPKGKTPPRARTPSPKAKTPSPKAKTPSPKARSPSPKAKTPKAATPKAKTPTKAATPKSKTPQKARTPSPKAKTPSPRARTPSPKAKTPSPKAKTPKAVTPKAKTPMKASPKAASPRMASPKQVTPKKPAVVKRTPTPARVKMSTPAKEELRRVIAKKALGASPNLARRFPTPVREELTQAVTARAEKLSPKRSTTPVRASPKAASPKTATPAKAATPAKVATPKAATPKVATSKAATPAKVATPKAVTPRAATPAKVATPKAATPAKVATPKAATPAKVATPKVATPAKVATPKSATPAKKTPKKAATPKKTPKKAATPKKTGTPAKRGQKRKLSTPGDDAPAGKRRKQVTVKTPKSARKTPARGTPARKTPARKTPARKTPARKTWADIVKAANKKSTSLAGPVGAKIVKTRTIVQTVASKKLSLAKRKSMLKAPKTPRVGVRTTGHVDSPATIFIRKARTPAAKPLKAATKFRKSGVVKKNTVEAADDSFTGMQEMFTTPSPKAAPKQSSPKKTPVSASKTPMSASKTPVSASKTPEASKTPKSATKTPKSATKTPKSAQKLSVSSLYADLETPNGPGEMYVSPLNTPTPGRGRNSTALAGVARLLKTPKAVSSPVVSPSGLKRLTKTPKTKGAPVKSPAGLKRIMKTPKAKPGKPVESPTGLKRIFHTPKNKSAPLEDLRGLKRLMTTPSQKALDVYEFTDDYTGLPEMFASPVSTTPARKTPAKTPASNKKAPASAKKIASAKKSASPKKATPVKSPAQPAKRGSKRTRVEELSDTAEETIKSPPAKRGRQAKKVTINVPPTPEPAPKKTRKTRATKPAAKQPVEEPVAEVEVVQEAVSPKKSPAKPAKRATRRGKAAAAPETQEEAPAPTRATRGRGKKAAKEVEPEVVVVASPEKVASPAKPATPVQARKTRGGRKAPAKKDVEEAAIKPAPKAASPVKRSRRGAKEAEPEVIEVAASPEKPKRGTKRAAATQEPAAPSPAKKTRATRRGKAAIAEEEKEETPAPASPTKAPAKRGRAARATKKEEVEEPTPVPAKRARTTRAKAEEVVEEAAPPAKKGRATRAKATKASPVKAASPAKTTRTTRKKAVAEEKPATPVKSRSTRGKAAKKPATPTPKKTRAAGKKAAPAKSPTPVKRTLRSRRK from the exons ATGTTGTTCGGTAAGATCGTGGTGATCAAGCGGAACGGTGAGGACGGGGCGCACTTCCCCCTCACCGCCAACTCGTGTCTGTTCGGGCG AACCAACGAGTGTGATATCAGGATCCAGCTTCCCAACGTTTCCAGGGAACACTGTAAAGTGGACGTGAAAGACAATGAAGAG GTTGTGCTGTCCAACCTAAGTGACATAAACCCCACCATCTTGAATGGCAAGCCTGTCACCAAGTCTGTCGTGGTCCAACACAAGGATGTCTTCACCATCATCGACCGCTCCTTCCGCTTCGAGTTCCCGCCCTCCTCTAAGTTCTGTGTCAGTCCGTCCAAGCGCAAGCAGGCGTCTCCGGACAA gtctgtgaGTTCTGGACCGCTCCATGAGATCCAGGAGGCTGGGGGGAAGGCTGAGGTGCCGGCTGGAACAACCCCAAAGAAAGAGGGCAGCCCAAGTAAAAGAGGTAGTGAAAACG CTGACACCAAGAGCCCTGGTAGAGCCAAGACTCCCAAGAAGACTCCAGGCAAGTCCCCCAAGGCCGCACCTGAAGAGACCGGTACTCCTGCTGCCAAGTCCCCTAAGCGTGCAACGCCTGCCAAGAAAGCAACTCCAAAG AACTCTCCAGCGCGTTCTGCGAGTCCCAAGCCTGAAGAAGACTCGTCCCCTGCCACCAGCCGACGCGCAAGCTCCCCGCTGAAGAAGAGCGGAAAGAAG GCTCCTCCGTTTGGTAGCCCCCGACAACCTGCCGTGATGCCGCTGAAGACTAGCATCACCGAGCTCCGCCGTCGCTCTGCGCCGCTTCAGGAGGCCCTCTCCGAGGAGTCGCCAAAAACTCCAAAGACCA AAAAAGCGACCCCAGCTAAGGCCACACCCGCTAAGTCAGCAAGCAAGAAGAGGAAGTCTTCCGGTCCCTCTGAGTTCGAGTCCCTGTCCAAGCGTGTGTCGTTTGGTCCTGCCCTCAGTCCGGAACACTTTGACAAGAAGCTTCCCCCGGCCCTCCCCTTGCGCCGTGGGGCATCCCCGATGACCAGGCGGTCCACAGGAGGCATTCTCGCTCAAACTCCTGAGTTGAAGAAGAAGCGTTTCTCCTTGGCAGTCAGCCCACGAACCACAACCATAGCAGAGGGAGAAGAGACGACTCCGAAGAGGGCCATCCCACGTGCGAAGAGCCCTAAGGCAAAGACCCCATCTCCGAAGGCTAAAACTCCTTCTCCTAAGGCCAAGACACCTGTGAAGGCTGCCACTCCTAAGGGGAAGACACCTCCCAGGGCAAGGACCCCATCTCCGAAGGCCAAGACCCCATCACCCAAGGCCAAGACACCATCACCTAAGGCCAGGTCCCCATCTCCAAAGGCCAAGACGCCAAAGGCAGCAACTCCGAAGGCCAAGACGCCAACTAAGGCTGCCACACCCAAGAGCAAGACACCTCAAAAGGCCAGGACTCCATCTCCAAAGGCCAAGACACCATCACCCAGGGCCAGGACACCATCACCCAAGGCCAAGACACCATCACCCAAAGCCAAGACGCCCAAGGCAGTCACTCCTAAGGCCAAGACCCCAATGAAGGCAAGTCCCAAGGCAGCCTCTCCCAGGATGGCGTCACCAAAGCAAGTTACCCCCAAGAAGCCTGCTGTGGTTAAAAGGACGCCAACTCCTGCAAGGGTCAAGATGTCCACCCCAGCGAAGGAGGAGCTCAGGAGGGTGATTGCCAAGAAGGCCCTTGGAGCCTCGCCCAACTTGGCTCGTCGGTTCCCCACACCCGTGCGTGAAGAGCTCACGCAAGCTGTCACTGCTCGTGCCGAGAAACTTTCCCCTAAGAGGTCGACTACACCAGTCAGGGCTTCGCCTAAGGCTGCTTCTCCTAAGACAGCTACACCAGCCAAGGCGGCTACACCAGCAAAG GTGGCTACACCCAAGGCCGCTACACCCAAGGTGGCTACATCCAAGGCCGCTACACCGGCTAAGGTGGCTACACCCAAGGCCGTTACACCCAGGGCTGCTACACCAGCTAAGGTGGCTACACCCAAGGCCGCTACACCGGCCAAGGTGGCTACACCCAAGGCCGCTACACCAGCAAAGGTGGCTACACCCAAGGTGGCTACACCAGCAAAGGTGGCTACACCCAAGTCTGCTACTCCAGCAAAGAAGACTCCCAAGAAAGCAGCAACCCCCAAGAAGACACCCAAGAAGGCAGCAACTCCTAAGAAGACTGGGACCCCAGCAAAGCGTGGCCAAAAGAGGAAATTGAGCACCCCGGGTGATGATGCCCCAGCTGGAAAGCGCAGGAAG CAAGTAACAGTGAAGACTCCAAAGAGCGCCCGCAAGACCCCGGCACGTGGTACTCCGGCCCGCAAGACACCTGCTCGCAAGACTCCAGCCCGCAAGACACCGGCAAGGAAGACCTGGGCAGACATTGTCAAGGCAGCCAACAAGAAG TCTACTTCCCTGGCCGGACCTGTAGGGGCCAAGATTGTGAAGACAAGGACAATCGTCCAAACAGTCGCCAGCAAGAAGCTGTCACTTGCCAAGCGCAAGAGCATGTTGAAGGCTCCCAAG ACCCCAAGGGTGGGCGTGAGGACTACAGGGCATGTCGACTCCCCAGCGACCATCTTTATCCGCAAGGCCAGGACTCCAGCAGCTAAGCCGCTGAAAGCTGCCACCAAGTTCCGCAAGTCTGGCGTTGTCAAGAAGAACACGGTGGAGGCTGCTGACGACAGCTTCACGGGCATGCAGGAGATGTTCACCACTCCCTCACCCAAGGCTGCACCCAAGCAGAGCTCTCCTAAGAAGACCCCCGTGTCTGCTTCCAAGACCCCCATGTCTGCTTCCAAGACCCCTGTGTCTGCTTCCAAGACCCCCGAGGCTTCCAAGACCCCCAAGTCTGCTACCAAGACTCCAAAGTCTGCTACCAAGACTCCAAAGTCAGCCCAAAAGTTGAGTGTGTCCAGCCTGTATGCCGATCTTGAGACCCCAAACGGCCCTGGGGAGATGTACGTGTCCCCCCTCAACACCCCCACTCCAGGCCGTGGCAGGAACAGCACAGCCCTCGCCGGTGTTGCCCGTCTGCTTAAGACACCAAAAGCAGTCAGCTCCCCTGTCGTCAGTCCATCAGGCCTCAAAAGGCTCACCAAGACCCCCAAGACCAAGGGTGCTCCTGTCAAAAGCCCTGCTGGTCTCAAGCGTATCATGAAGACCCCGAAAGCAAAGCCTGGCAAACCAGTGGAGAGTCCCACAGGGCTGAAGCGTATCTTCCACACTCCAAAGAACAAGTCAGCTCCGTTAGAAGACCTGCGTGGCCTCAAAAGGCTGATGACAACTCCAAGTCAAAAGGCACTGGATGTCTACGAGTTCACTGATGACTACACCGGGCTCCCAGAGATGTTCGCCTCCCCTGTCTCTACTACACCTGCAAGGAAGACACCAGCCAAAACCCCAGCAAGTAATAAGAAGGCCCCAGCCAGCGCCAAGAAGATTGCGAGCGCAAAGAAGTCTGCTAGCCCCAAGAAGGCAACTCCAGTCAAATCACCTGCACAGCCAGCTAAACGTGGAAGCAAGCGGACCCGTGTCGAGGAATTGTCTGACACAGCAGAAGAAACCATCAAGTCGCCACCTGCGAAGCGTGGCCGTCAGGCCAAGAAGGTCACTATCAATGTACCACCAACTCCCGAACCAGCTCCCAAGAAGACAAGGAAGACCAGGGCTACCAAACCAGCCGCAAAACAACCTGTGGAGGAGCCGGTGGCTGAGGTGGAAGTCGTCCAAGAGGCTGTCAGCCCAAAGAAGTCGCCTGCAAAGCCAGCCAAGCGGGCGACTCGTAGGGGCAAAGCAGCAGCAGCACCAGAGACCCAAGAGGAAGCTCCAGCACCTACCCGCGCGACTCGCGGTCGTGGCAAAAAGGCGGCCAAAGAAGTGGAACCAGAAGTGGTGGTGGTTGCCAGTCCAGAGAAGGTGGCCTCACCTGCAAAACCTGCCACACCTGTGCAGGCCAGGAAGACAAGGGGAGGTAGGAAAGCACCTGCTAAGAAGGATGTTGAGGAGGCTGCCATCAAACCTGCACCCAAGGCTGCCTCGCCTGTAAAACGCTCCAGGCGTGGAGCCAAAGAAGCAGAACCAGAGGTCATCGAGGTCGCCGCTTCTCCAGAGAAACCCAAGAGAGGAACCAAGAGGGCAGCAGCAACTCAGGAACCTGCAGCACCTTCTCCTGCCAAGAAGACACGTGCTACAAGACGTGGAAAGGCAGCTATCGCCgaggaagagaaggaggaaACACCAGCACCTGCCTCTCCTACAAAGGCTCCAGCAAAGCGAGGCAGGGCCGCGAGGGCTACAAAGAAAGAAGAGGTCGAAGAACCCACCCCAGTACCTGCCAAAAGGGCCCGCACCACTAGGGCTAAAGCAGAAGAAGTAGTTGAGGAAGCTGCACCACCTGCCAAGAAGGGTCGTGCAACCAGGGCAAAGGCGACTAAAGCATCCCCGGTGAAGGCAGCGTCTCCAGCCAAGACCACCCGCACCACCAGGAAGAAGGCAGTAGCTGAGGAGAAGCCAGCCACTCCGGTCAAGTCTAGAAGTACGCGGGGAAAGGCCGCCAAAAAACCAGCCACTCCAACACCCAAGAAAACCAGGGCAGCGGGgaagaaggcagcgcctgccaagtCTCCGACACCAGTAAAGAGGACCCTCAGGTCTAGAAGGAAGTGA